One window of Thermacetogenium phaeum DSM 12270 genomic DNA carries:
- the flgK gene encoding flagellar hook-associated protein FlgK gives MTVSSIFFGLEIGRRGLQAQQRALDVTAHNVANANTPGYTRQEAVMAAADPIPVPSLNMPSGAGQLGTGVEITAIRRLRDGFIDLQIRNESISLGYWEARQENLNKIEGIFNEPSESGLQSVFELFWQSLEELSKNPESLAARSLVLERAQTLTETFNHLDSRLQELQQDINATVKIKVDEINSLGRQIADLNQQILKIEVMGARANDLRDRRDLLVDQLAKIVPVQVQEDGRGVFTVTLGGCPLVEGAQLNRLAVENDPGVYDVVWETPKGREAAVDGGYLGGLLDMRDDYIPDLREKLDNLAAEFAIKFNEIHRQGAGVNGDTGMNFFINKDDNTGDGITAGNIGINEDIVEDPLKLAAAVFVEITDDPKLYENKIEISNIWYTWDTGDGSNALDLAGLKHQTIDGLGTTFDDYYRSMIGVLGVDAQQAVRMKENQELLVSQLENSRQAVSGVSLDEEMINMIKFQHAYSAASRLITALDEMLEIIINRMGVVGR, from the coding sequence ATGACGGTGAGCTCTATTTTTTTCGGCCTGGAGATCGGCCGGCGCGGTCTGCAAGCCCAGCAGCGCGCCCTTGATGTGACCGCCCATAATGTGGCCAACGCCAACACGCCGGGCTATACCCGCCAGGAGGCGGTGATGGCTGCTGCTGATCCAATCCCTGTGCCCTCGCTCAACATGCCGTCGGGAGCCGGGCAGTTGGGGACGGGTGTGGAGATAACCGCCATCCGGCGCTTGCGGGACGGCTTCATCGACCTTCAGATACGCAATGAAAGCATAAGTTTGGGTTATTGGGAGGCGCGCCAGGAGAATCTGAACAAGATTGAAGGGATCTTCAACGAACCCTCTGAAAGCGGCCTGCAGTCCGTCTTTGAGCTCTTCTGGCAGTCACTGGAGGAGTTGAGCAAAAACCCCGAGAGCCTGGCAGCCCGTTCTTTGGTGCTGGAGCGCGCCCAGACGCTGACGGAGACCTTCAACCACCTCGATTCCCGTTTGCAGGAACTCCAGCAGGACATCAACGCCACCGTCAAGATCAAGGTGGACGAAATCAATTCTTTAGGGCGGCAGATCGCCGATTTGAACCAGCAGATTTTAAAGATCGAGGTCATGGGGGCGCGGGCCAACGACTTGCGCGACAGGCGCGACCTCCTGGTCGACCAGTTGGCGAAGATCGTTCCCGTGCAGGTCCAGGAGGACGGGCGCGGTGTATTCACGGTCACCCTCGGGGGCTGCCCGCTGGTGGAGGGCGCACAGCTCAACAGGCTGGCCGTTGAGAACGATCCCGGTGTCTACGACGTGGTTTGGGAAACGCCGAAGGGGCGGGAGGCCGCCGTCGACGGGGGCTACCTGGGTGGGCTGTTGGATATGCGCGATGATTATATTCCCGATCTTAGGGAGAAGTTGGATAATCTGGCCGCTGAGTTTGCAATAAAATTTAATGAGATCCACCGTCAGGGTGCGGGAGTGAACGGTGACACAGGAATGAACTTTTTTATTAATAAGGATGATAATACAGGCGACGGTATTACTGCCGGGAATATCGGTATAAATGAGGATATTGTTGAAGACCCGTTGAAGCTTGCAGCAGCTGTTTTTGTTGAAATCACAGATGATCCAAAACTCTACGAGAACAAGATAGAAATCAGTAATATATGGTATACTTGGGATACCGGCGACGGCAGCAATGCCCTCGACCTGGCCGGGTTGAAGCACCAAACCATTGATGGGCTGGGGACCACCTTCGACGACTATTACCGCTCGATGATCGGCGTGCTGGGCGTGGACGCCCAGCAGGCGGTGCGGATGAAGGAGAATCAGGAGCTGCTGGTCTCCCAGCTGGAGAACAGCCGCCAGGCGGTCTCCGGAGTCTCCCTCGATGAGGAGATGATCAATATGATCAAATTCCAGCACGCCTACAGCGCCGCCTCCCGCCTGATCACCGCACTGGACGAGATGCTGGAGATCATCATCAACCGCATGGGAGTTGTCGGTCGCTGA
- a CDS encoding flagellar protein YvyF, with product MERFLPNDGVPGGIAMELRNCPECGKLFAFLSRNLCPECAALEDEYVKRIQEYLDGPGGATIKEISDATEVPEEKIISLLREGRLIVRGKACLLECERCGKPIDSGRYCASCRAILANSLKGSSAVSPKPMAGEEERPQGWKKARMHTAGLSRASDR from the coding sequence ATGGAGCGTTTTCTGCCGAATGATGGCGTGCCGGGGGGGATCGCTATGGAATTGAGGAATTGTCCGGAATGCGGAAAATTGTTCGCCTTCCTTTCCCGTAATCTATGCCCGGAATGTGCTGCTCTCGAAGACGAATACGTAAAGAGGATTCAGGAGTATCTCGACGGGCCAGGGGGGGCGACAATAAAAGAGATCAGCGACGCTACCGAAGTCCCTGAGGAGAAAATAATTTCACTGCTCAGGGAGGGGAGGCTCATAGTCAGAGGGAAGGCGTGTCTGCTGGAGTGTGAGCGCTGCGGGAAACCGATCGACAGCGGGCGTTACTGTGCGAGTTGCCGGGCGATTCTGGCGAATTCCTTAAAGGGGAGTTCTGCGGTGTCTCCGAAGCCGATGGCCGGGGAGGAAGAACGGCCCCAGGGTTGGAAGAAAGCCCGGATGCATACGGCCGGGCTAAGCCGCGCAAGTGACCGGTAA
- a CDS encoding B12-binding domain-containing radical SAM protein, with translation MRVVLLEHPRAVVPERCNDIANTPLASCLLTGYTAGVLQEAGHEVEIVEGYLDHLSYEEIGRRIGDAVPGLLGVHMVYQWQRDRLLFDFLEGLKASGAVPYIAVYGYYPTFAFDAVLRECTAVDAVVVGEPELTFAELAGRLARGGEIGGIPGLAVRDADGGIRCTRREPVKDLDRLPFPVRTPAMMRLPEVNLQGSRGCYGGCTFCYINPFYGQGSHWRGRSPENIAAEIDKILEKWGKRDFYFTDPNFFGPGERGQKRALRLASLLKDRGVRFGIEARVNDIRDETIGALVAAGLRSILIGLESGRDESLQRMNKRTTVAQNEAALRILRKHGIEPNVGFIMFEPDSTLEDVRANFEFLKRNRLLEKLEITANVLYHHQIVLKGTPAYRELDRSGRLRISDNPYEGTAVYENDGVACLAEVMRGLTNFLFTRLSGVWSGRVQPPPEAPEIFRRANAHLVECFETILSTLEAGGCLQEAERDAFVKRHELHLAGLLAGIPEG, from the coding sequence ATGAGGGTAGTGTTGCTGGAACACCCCAGGGCGGTCGTGCCTGAGAGGTGCAACGACATCGCCAATACCCCCCTTGCCTCCTGCCTCCTGACGGGATACACGGCCGGGGTGCTGCAGGAGGCGGGGCATGAGGTGGAGATCGTGGAGGGCTACCTGGATCACCTATCTTACGAAGAGATCGGGAGGAGGATCGGGGATGCCGTTCCCGGCCTGCTGGGGGTCCACATGGTCTACCAGTGGCAGAGGGACCGGCTGCTGTTCGACTTTCTGGAGGGCCTGAAGGCCTCCGGGGCCGTCCCCTACATCGCGGTGTACGGCTATTACCCCACCTTTGCCTTTGATGCCGTCTTAAGGGAGTGCACGGCGGTGGATGCGGTGGTGGTGGGAGAGCCGGAGCTCACCTTCGCGGAGCTGGCGGGGCGGCTTGCCCGGGGTGGGGAGATCGGGGGGATTCCCGGCCTTGCCGTGAGGGATGCGGACGGAGGAATCAGGTGCACCAGACGCGAGCCGGTAAAGGACCTGGACCGGCTCCCCTTCCCGGTGCGCACCCCGGCCATGATGCGGCTTCCCGAGGTGAACCTCCAGGGGAGCCGGGGGTGCTACGGGGGGTGCACCTTCTGCTACATCAACCCCTTCTACGGGCAGGGTTCGCACTGGCGGGGGCGCAGCCCGGAGAATATCGCCGCCGAGATCGACAAGATCCTGGAAAAATGGGGAAAAAGGGATTTCTACTTCACCGATCCCAATTTCTTCGGCCCCGGGGAGCGCGGCCAGAAGAGGGCGCTGCGCCTGGCTTCTCTCCTTAAAGACCGGGGGGTCCGCTTCGGCATCGAGGCCCGGGTGAACGACATCCGTGACGAAACCATCGGGGCGCTTGTCGCCGCCGGCCTGCGGAGCATCCTGATCGGGCTGGAGAGCGGCCGGGACGAGTCCCTGCAGAGGATGAACAAGAGAACCACCGTCGCCCAGAACGAAGCTGCCCTGCGGATCCTCAGGAAGCACGGCATCGAGCCCAACGTCGGCTTTATCATGTTCGAGCCCGACTCCACCCTGGAGGATGTACGGGCCAATTTCGAGTTTCTCAAGAGAAACCGGCTGCTGGAAAAGCTGGAGATCACCGCCAACGTGCTCTACCACCACCAGATCGTCTTGAAAGGCACCCCCGCCTACCGGGAGCTGGATAGAAGCGGGCGTCTGAGGATTTCGGACAATCCCTATGAAGGAACGGCGGTCTACGAAAACGACGGGGTCGCCTGCCTGGCGGAGGTGATGAGGGGCCTCACCAATTTCCTGTTCACCCGCCTGTCGGGGGTCTGGAGCGGCAGGGTGCAGCCGCCCCCGGAGGCCCCGGAGATCTTCAGGCGGGCTAACGCTCACCTGGTGGAGTGTTTTGAAACCATCCTTTCCACCCTTGAAGCGGGGGGATGCCTGCAGGAGGCGGAAAGGGATGCCTTTGTGAAGAGGCACGAGCTTCACCTGGCCGGGCTGCTGGCGGGGATACCGGAGGGTTGA
- the flgM gene encoding flagellar biosynthesis anti-sigma factor FlgM — MNISGEQMEVALRLYGTQSAERPQGLKRQQQKEEAVEPQGEQGLDRAELSPQALDYRKIKEAVLAAPEIREDRVREIRDALAKGDYRVAPEDVAARMLERPAGDL, encoded by the coding sequence TTGAACATTTCCGGCGAACAGATGGAGGTGGCGCTGCGCCTTTACGGAACGCAGAGCGCGGAGCGGCCGCAGGGCCTGAAAAGGCAGCAGCAAAAGGAAGAGGCGGTGGAGCCGCAAGGTGAACAGGGGCTTGACCGGGCCGAGCTGTCCCCGCAGGCGCTCGATTACCGGAAGATCAAGGAGGCGGTGCTGGCGGCTCCGGAAATCAGGGAGGACCGCGTCCGGGAGATCAGGGATGCTCTGGCCAAAGGTGATTACCGGGTGGCACCTGAGGATGTTGCCGCCAGGATGCTGGAGCGCCCGGCGGGCGATCTTTAA